The window gcctgagtaacctctggtggcagagcattccacaAGGGCTTGGCTCTATACAGAACTGATAGATGTTGAGGTAGGTAGAGGAAGAGATGTTCTGAAAACCTATCACTTCCTGGTTGACCCCACCTTTACAGAGGAAGTTGTGTTTGCTGACTTTATACAAGCCTCTTTATATTTCTGTATGAGAAGCGCTAAATGACTGCATATAAGCATGAAGTGAAGGATGGACACAGTCATCACTTGAACTGTCCCTGCCAGTTCTGATGTAGGCACCTGCTATCACAGCAAAATGCAATAATACAGTACTTTTCAACAATGAGTTACGCCGACTGCGATAGTTTATTTCCAGTGAGCTCTTACATCCATATGTTGCATATTACTGATTTGTAGATTTAAACAATGAATCAGAGGCCGTCTTTGATTTGAAGTAGACTGTCAACTCTGTGACAGGAACCATGCTAAACATCAGCTAAGAGCCTGTCTGACTGTTCCTTGGCCAGCAGCAACAACGAGCTGGCTTGTAAGAATTATATACTGTTAGACAGGTCTCACCCTAAACAGGTGGTGAAATCAAAAACCTCTTTTTGTTCAGACAAGTTTGGGTGCGTTCCTCCTGTCACAAATAGGCTGTTGTTCATAAAACAGCAGAATACGGCAGaagacattttttttcttctaaagaGAATCTGCTCTATTGATAAAGCAGAACTTCACATGCAGAGTCTGTGATGTAGCTGTAAACAACTCCCCAGCTCTAACCACACATATGAATCTCCCCACCGGAGACTGGGGTTCTTCTATCTTCATCCTCCCACTATTTCTCCCACCTGCCCGTGTCTCTCCCTCTTGTTTCACAACTGTCTGAAACATTCCAATTCTTACCCAAGGTTtaagttgttgtttttcttcaaCAGAACTTCAGAAATAAGTGATGTTTCTGACAGACAGGTGATTCATATACTGCAAAGGCCCTGCTGACCAGCATATTGTGACCAATGATGTCAGTGGAGGAGCTTTCCTAAAGTCAATACAGTCACCCCACACCCAAGTAGGACGTTTCTGAAGGTGCCTTCCTCAGATAAGGACAACCTTTGTCCTTAAAGCGGGTCTATTGTTTACATTTTTAGGGCTttctataaacacaagcattcaaACATGCATTCCGGAAGctttctgaacaaaaaaaattcTACACAAGAAGAATGTAATCTTTAAGATATTTCAAAAGTGCCAATTTAATGAGGAATTACATTTTTTTGCTGGCACCCTCCTACATGAATTCCGATTAACTTCAGCTACTTGGAGCTATGTAAAGCCAAACATGTTTGTTTTTATGACTAATTGTCTACATCACCACTGTTCATGGGTGAGGTGTCACCTACTCAGGTGTCATGTTCTATTCACCCCATCTCTCTTTACAAGGAGACAAACTTTTACACAAAAGCACAGGGAGCAGGCCAAAACAAGCATGAGGGATCTCTCATCCCTACTACCTCCTACTAGATGGCAAACAGCTTCCCCCTCCCCCAAGACTCCACAGACCATGAAGAACAGTAGTACCCCGATAAAATCATTTTAGATACTGGAGTTGTACATTCCAATAGGAATACTGAGAATACCTTAATGTTCAGACATGTTGAAACGAACAACAAAATAAACCAGAGTCTTTAACAGATGTTGTACGTCGGTAAATCAACCTATCGGCAAAGAGAACacaaataaacagagagagaaaagctcTGTAAGCTCTGTATTCCTAATGTTTCAGTATAGGAATCGAATGGGTATGTACTTGCATTCAAGACAAATATCCATAGAAGTACCATATTGCGTAATTCATCAAAACACTTTTATTGAAGACCCGCCCATTTAAATATGCTGCAACCAGTTGGCATTCCTTACAGACAGATGAAATGCATATTTCAAAAACACCTTATTTTGGGGGAAACCCAAAAGTCAACAACAAAAGGGTGTACCTCATTTTCTATGTGGTAACAAAAATGGTGAAGGTGATATTGGAGTGCTTCAATCATGATGAAAATGTTCTCTGCTAACTTGCTGTGGGCCATAGATGAGTTGTGACTGGAAAACAACCATTGTTGACTCAACCTCTACAAGACTCTGCTTATTCTTCTCTTTATCTCCCCTGCATTCTTACTTCATTTTAACACCCATTCTTGACTGAAGAGCCCTCTTACGGCTGTTCACACTTCTGATTTGTATTGCAAGTAGCTCATAGTTATTTTGTATTCTGATTGCCGAATGCTATCTACAAGCTCCTGCTGCTTATATTGGGGTTTGCAGACCTGCAGACATTTTCTGCAGTCTTTTGGAAGAGAGAAACATTAGAGATTGTGCAAAAAAAGAAAAGTGCATGTCAATAGaaaacaacaaagagagtgaAAATATCAACTACATTTCTATTTTTTAAATGATCTAAACAAACATTATATCTCTCAATTTAGCATTAGGGTCTCTAAAACCAAAGTGGGTTGATTTACATCCAAGGGTCACGGGAAACAATGTGGACAAGACTAATGTATTTCACAGTCATATCTGTGTTGCTCCATGCATGGTGGAGTATCTACTAAAACACGAGTGCACATAAAATGCAATGAATAGTTGGGTAAACATTTGTACTGAAGGCACAAAACGTGTTTGTAATGGTCTTCTTCACCTTCTATGAGCCCTAGAACAAGGTTTTCAAGTCTGCATTCACTTCCCCCCCAAAGGAGGACTCTGACAAACTGTCAAATTCACTATTTCTTTTCTGATGGTATGCTTTCGCAATAAAAAATCTCTGCAATCTCTATTCATCATTGCGTGTGGCGTGAAGTGGTTTTAGAGTGTGGGGTTTTATGTAGGAAGACACCACTTCTACATTTAATCCATCAGCACTTCTTCAACCACAGCTTTCGATTTCAAAGGGACAGAAAACAACTGTTTGCCAGTGGCTAGCTTTGATAAGAGCAGGGCATCCATTCCCATACATTGggcattctccctctctctccggcCCCTCTCCTCAGGAGTCCAGGACCTGCAGAAAACAGAGTTGAACCAAAGTGCCCAAAAAAATATTAGAAGGGTTCCTAATAAAACtgcttcctcttctcctcctatccaCATCAGCTGGTGGTCTCCACTCTGCACTATGTATAGTATCTGATGTGCTTAGTGTGGTGCATAAAAACACCTGCTTTACAACCCACATACATTGAACTGGTGAAGTGGATGGAGTCATTCAATCAATCAgtcatgtcagatttcaaagagGACTTTGCATGCTTTACTCAGCTATTTGGTTACAGAGTGACCATTTTCTTCACTGAAGATCATAGTGACCTGCCCCCTTGTCATCACCCAACCCTTGCTGGGGATTACTTCAACTGAAATAAGAGATGGTGAGAGTACTTTGGTTGAAAAAGGGCGAGAAGAACAGAGTTCAGGGTTATGATCTGTCTTGGGAATGAGTAcataagggagagagggatatttCAAACCCGTTGGGTCAATCAGCACCTGAAAAGTGTAGACACAACAGTAGCCTACTTAGAAAGTGACAACCTGTGGAAAGAGTCGCGGCTGGGTTTGGAGAAAACTGTTATCAGACAAATCACATCACAGCAAATGCCTGACAGCACTCCTAATCAATGTTGAGAGGAGCATCGTTGATTTCTTTGCGAGAAGAATACATAGCTGCACCGTGCACGGAGATTCCAAACCCAATTTACGTGTCATTCAAAATCATGCGTAGAATCGGTCCAATGTAAAATACGGGCTACTTAGTTTTCTCATAGTCTATGCATTTAGGGGGCGTCGGCCACTTCTGTGGTAACCCTAAAAACGACATGGTGTCACACGCCACCAAGGGCTCCGCCTTTGGGAGGAGCGCAAGGGGGTATTGCAAGGGGAGTAGGCTATTTAGGCGCATTCAAATCTTCAGGTCACCAAAGTTGCTCATACACTGCACCCGCAGAGAAACAGTGCTCTCTTCCAGTCACGATGTCTTCTTATTACGAGGTGAGTTTACCATTTCAGTCATTCAAAAACGTAGCTAATACTCTCTATAGATGTAATATAGGGATAGGCCTATAGATCGTTGTCCTGTAGAATCAATTAGACAATGTTTCTCAGATTATATCATCAATAATTGACCGCTATTTTTGTGTGTATTTAATTTTCTCCAAGTGAATAATGGAAGTTTCTCAAATATAACAGATGTAGCCCTATAATAGGCATACATTATATTTTCACAAACAGCAAATTATTCGATTTAATAGATTTATTATAAACTATTATACATTCACACTTTCTCCCCCTTTTTTTTGCAGACCATAATTTTTTACAACGACAACAGCTCGGAAGAATCAGGGGATTATGATTTGGGCTATGAGGAGCCGTGCAACAGAGTCAGTGGTGATGATTTTCAAAGGATCTTCTTACCGACAGTTTACGGAATAATATTCCTGTTAGGAATTGTCGGGAATGGACTGGTATTGATAGTGATGGGCTACCAGAAAAAGGTCCAAACGAAGACTGATAAATACAGGCTGCATCTCTCGGTGGCCGACCTCCTATTCGTCCTCACGCTACCTTTCTGGGCGGTGGATGCGGCCAGCAGTTGGTACTTTGGCGGTTTCCTCTGTACCATTGTGCATGTGATCTACACCATCAACCTGTATAGCAGCGTCCTCATTCTGGCCTTTATCAGTATGGACAGGTACCTGGCAGTGGTGCATGCCACCAATAGTCAAACCACCAGGAATTTTCTTGCAGACAGAGTGATCTATGTAGCTGTATGGCTACCTGCTGTGATTCTCACCGTGCCTGACATAGTGTTTGCCACAGCTCAGAATAGAGTCTCCAGAACCATCTG of the Oncorhynchus masou masou isolate Uvic2021 chromosome 10, UVic_Omas_1.1, whole genome shotgun sequence genome contains:
- the LOC135547142 gene encoding C-X-C chemokine receptor type 4-like is translated as MSSYYETIIFYNDNSSEESGDYDLGYEEPCNRVSGDDFQRIFLPTVYGIIFLLGIVGNGLVLIVMGYQKKVQTKTDKYRLHLSVADLLFVLTLPFWAVDAASSWYFGGFLCTIVHVIYTINLYSSVLILAFISMDRYLAVVHATNSQTTRNFLADRVIYVAVWLPAVILTVPDIVFATAQNRVSRTICQRIYPQETSFYWMAGFRFQHILVGFVLPGLVILTCYCIIIAKLSQGSKGQVLKRKALKTTVILVLCFFSCWLPYCVGIFVDTLMLLNVISHSCALEQSLQTWISITEALAYFHCCLNPILYAFLGVKFKKSARNALTVSSRSSHKILTKKRGPISSVSTESESSGALSS